The following is a genomic window from Deltaproteobacteria bacterium.
TAGGCGATGTTGTCGAAGATGGACTTGGGGAAGGGGTTGGGTTTCTGGAACACCATCCCCACCTGGGCCCGCAGCGGCACCACGTCCATGTCCTTGGAATAGATGTCGTTGCCGTCGAGCTTGATCTCACCCGTCATACGGCAGCCGTCGATGGTGTCGTTCATGCGGTTGAGCGCCCGCAGGAACGTGGACTTGCCGCACCCGGACGGGCCGATCATGGCGAGCACCTGCTCCCGGCCTATGTCCAGGCTGACGTTCTTGATGGCATGGTTGTCGCCGTAGTAGACGTCGACGTTGCGGCAGGTCATGCGCGGATCGTCGACGAACGGCGTGCCCACGGTCTCGCGGCTCTCGCGCCGCTCGTCGACGAGGTCGACCTCGGCTCCGCGGAATTCCAATGCCCCCGCCTCCATGACTGCTACACCCGGTTGATCGGCCATAACGGCATCTCCTGAGCCTTTCCCGTGCCGCCTCCGGGCCCCGACAGGGGTCGCGCGCCGACACTGTCTTCTTGCCAGTTTACCAACGTCTTTCAAAGCGTCGCCGCAGCATGATGGCCAGGGCGTTCATGGCAACGAGAAACGCCAGCAGGACCATGATGGCCGCGGACGCCCGTTCCACGAAGGCACGTTCCGGGCTGTCCAGCCAAAGAAAGATCTGCACGGGCAGCGCGGTCGCGGCATCCGTCACTCCCTGCGGAACGTCCACGACGAACGCGACCATCCCGATCATGAGCAGGGGCGCTGTCTCTCCAAGCGCCCGGGCCATGCCGATGATGGCGCCGGTCAACATGCCGGGCATGGCCAGAGGCAGCACGTGGTGCACGATCATCTGCAATTTGGAGGCGCCCACCCCCAACGCCGCCTCCCGAATCGAGGGCGGCACGGACTTGAGCGCGGCGCGGCCGGCGATGATGATGGTAGGGAGCGTCATCAGCGTGAGCACCAGTCCCCCAATCAGGGGCGCCGAGCGCGGCAGACCGAACAGGTTGATGAACACCGCCAGCCCCAGCAGGCCGAAGACGATGGACGGCACCGCCGCCAGGTTGTTGATGTTGACCTCGATGAGCCCGGTCACCCGATTCCGGGGAGCGAACTCCTCCAGGTAGACCGCGGTGGCCACGCCCAGCGGGAAGGACAGCAGCAGGGTCACCGCCAGCATGAAGAACGAACCTATGGCCGCGCCCCGGATGCCCGCCAACTCCGGCTCCCGGGAGTCGCCCGCGGTAAAGAACGTGACGTTGAATCGCGACTCGACGCGCCCGTCGTCCATGAGCCGGTCGAACCATGCGATCTGCCGGTCGGACAGGCGCCGGTCCGCCTCCGGCAGCGTCCGGTCGACGTTGCCCTTGTACAGCATGTCGTAATCGTCGTCGGCGGGCACCCACATTTCGACAGTGGAGCCCACCAGCGAGGGCTCCTCCAGGACCATCCGCCGGAGCTGGAACACCGTTCCCCGGCTGACCAGCTTGGACAGGTCCCGCCGGTGACGCCTTCCCTTCACCTCGGGGAAGAGCGAACGCAAGGACGCCTTGGCGAGGAGGCCGTAGTCGGCGGCACCGAGGGTCTCGGGCTCACCGGATCCCCGGGGGTCGATCACCTGCGCGTCGAAGTGGACCGGAAGCTTCACGAAGGTTTGCCAGAAAGCGGAGTAGCCCGTGGCGATGATGTTGACGAACATCAACACCAGGAACACGAGCCCCAGGAGGACCGCCGCGCGCCCGAAGTTCTTGAAGCGCCGTTCCGCCCGATTGCGCCGGGCGAGGGTGGCGCGCACACACTCGATGGCGCTTTTCTCGGATGCCGCCATGACTACTCGTACTGCTCCCGGTATTTGCGCACCACCTGCAGGGCGATGACGTTCAGGCCCAGGGTGACGACGAACAGCACCAGGCCCAACGCGAAGGCGGCCAGCGTCTTGGGGGTGTCGAACTCCTGGTCCCCGGTCAGCAGGGTCACGATCTGAACCGTAACCGTGGTGACCGCCGAGAGCGGATTGACCGTAAGGTTCGCGGCCAGTCCGGCAGCCATGACGACGATCATGGTTTCGCCGATGGCGCGGGACACGGCCAGAAGAACGCCCCCGACGATGCCCGGAAGCGCCGCCGGGATAACCACCTGCTTGATGGTCTCGGAGCGGGTCGCGCCCAGCGCATACGCGCCGTCGCGCATGGCCTGCGGCACGGCGTTGATGACGTCATCGGAAAGCGAGGATACGAACGGGATGATCATGATCCCCATGACCAGCCCCGCGGCCAGGGCGCTCTCGGACGCCACGTCAAGGCCCACCTGTTCTCCCATCCCACGGATGAACGGCGCCACCGTCAAGGCCGCGAAGAAACCGTAGACCACGGTAGGGATCCCCGCCAGCACCTCGAGCAGGGGCTTCACCACCCCGCGGACTTGCGGGCGCGCGTACTCGGCGAGGTAAATGGCCGACATGAGGCCCACGGGCACGGCCACCACCATCGCGATGAACGAGATGAGCAACGTGCCGACGAACAGCGGGATCGCGCCGAAAGCCCCGGACGCCCCCACCTGGTCCGCACGAATGGCCATCTGGGGGCTCCACTCCAGCCCGAATATGAACTCGGTTACCGGTATCGCCTGAAAGAAGCGAATGGACTCGAACAGCACCGACAACACGATGCCCACCGTGGTGAGGATCGCAATGGTGGAGCTGGCCATGAGGAAGCCCAGAATGATGCGTTCCACCGCGTTGCGCGCGCGCTTGCCGGGCTTGATGGTGCGCCACGCGATGGCGCCGCAGAAGACGCCCAGGGCCAGCACGGCCACCGTGATCGCGATGGCGGCGTAGCCTTGCAGCCGGACGTAGCGATCCGCCGCGGCCAGCATCTCCGGGGTCTTCTGCGAGGCGATGTTGCCGGACGCGAGGTTGCGGATGTCGTTGATGACCAGGTTGAGCCGCTCCGGCGACAGGCTCTGGACCTCCTGCGGCAAGTCGGACACCACGATGCTCGTGACGATGGGGCCCTTCAGGGCCACGCCGACGGCCAGCAGCAGGAGCGCGGGTACCGCGGCCCACAGGGCGGTGTAGAGACCGTGGTAGCCCGGGAGCGAATGCAGGTTCCGGACGGTGCCCTGGGCCAGTGAGATGGAGCGCCGCCAGCCCAGGTAGTAGCTGACCGAGCTCAGGCCCAACAAGGCAAGAATCAGACTTGGAGAGCCCATGGACTCGGGGAACCTCTACGCACGAGAACCGGTCGCGAGGACGGCCGGGTTGAGAGTCGGGCCGCGGCGCATCACGCACGCCGCGGCCGGGACTCATACGATTGCTGGACAGCCGTTGTTACAGCGCCAGATTCTTCAGGTTCTTCACGTCCGAGGAGAACTGCCGGCGCTCCTTCTTGGGCATCGGGATCAGTCCCTTGT
Proteins encoded in this region:
- the pstA gene encoding phosphate ABC transporter permease PstA, with amino-acid sequence MAASEKSAIECVRATLARRNRAERRFKNFGRAAVLLGLVFLVLMFVNIIATGYSAFWQTFVKLPVHFDAQVIDPRGSGEPETLGAADYGLLAKASLRSLFPEVKGRRHRRDLSKLVSRGTVFQLRRMVLEEPSLVGSTVEMWVPADDDYDMLYKGNVDRTLPEADRRLSDRQIAWFDRLMDDGRVESRFNVTFFTAGDSREPELAGIRGAAIGSFFMLAVTLLLSFPLGVATAVYLEEFAPRNRVTGLIEVNINNLAAVPSIVFGLLGLAVFINLFGLPRSAPLIGGLVLTLMTLPTIIIAGRAALKSVPPSIREAALGVGASKLQMIVHHVLPLAMPGMLTGAIIGMARALGETAPLLMIGMVAFVVDVPQGVTDAATALPVQIFLWLDSPERAFVERASAAIMVLLAFLVAMNALAIMLRRRFERRW
- the pstC gene encoding phosphate ABC transporter permease subunit PstC; the encoded protein is MGSPSLILALLGLSSVSYYLGWRRSISLAQGTVRNLHSLPGYHGLYTALWAAVPALLLLAVGVALKGPIVTSIVVSDLPQEVQSLSPERLNLVINDIRNLASGNIASQKTPEMLAAADRYVRLQGYAAIAITVAVLALGVFCGAIAWRTIKPGKRARNAVERIILGFLMASSTIAILTTVGIVLSVLFESIRFFQAIPVTEFIFGLEWSPQMAIRADQVGASGAFGAIPLFVGTLLISFIAMVVAVPVGLMSAIYLAEYARPQVRGVVKPLLEVLAGIPTVVYGFFAALTVAPFIRGMGEQVGLDVASESALAAGLVMGIMIIPFVSSLSDDVINAVPQAMRDGAYALGATRSETIKQVVIPAALPGIVGGVLLAVSRAIGETMIVVMAAGLAANLTVNPLSAVTTVTVQIVTLLTGDQEFDTPKTLAAFALGLVLFVVTLGLNVIALQVVRKYREQYE